Within Elizabethkingia sp. JS20170427COW, the genomic segment AAAACCTTAGCGTGGTAATCTGCCAATGTTTTTAAGGCATATGTTTTTTTGGTAGCTTTTGTATTCTGAAGCATTACATTACCATTTTTATCATCTATATTGGTAAATGCTATAGCTTCTTGTTCCAAATTATCAAAGAATGATTTTTTTACTTTAAGATATTCAGCAAAAGTTTTATGATAGTCTAAATGATCGTGCGTAATATTCGTAAAGCCTGCAATTTTAAAGTGCAAGCCTTGGGTACGATGCTGATGAATACCATGGGAGCTTACTTCCATAAACGCATATTGGCAATCTTCATATACCGCTTCTGACAACAACTTGTTGATTGTTAGTACATCTGGTGTAGTATGGGTTGAAAGGATAACCTTCTCTCCAATCCTGTTTTCCACGGTTGAAAGTAGTGCACATTTGTATCCTAAATTGGTAAAGATATCAAACAACAAGGTACATACTGAAGTTTTTCCATTAGTTCCTGTAACTCCAACTAACGTTAATTTCTCTGAAGGATTTCCATAAAAATTACTTGCTATAGTCCCTAGAGAAACCGCTGTATTTTCTACCTTTATATAGGTAACATCTTCTTGTATTTCTGTAGGAAATTCTTCGCAAACAATTACTATTGATCCATTTGCTATTGCAGCAGGTATAAACTGATGTCCATCTACTGCTACCCCCCTCATCGCCACATACATAGAATTTTCTGACACTTTCCTAGAATCAAAAACAATCTGGGAAACATCTCTATTTTGGTTTCCTAGAGTCTCCAAAACAGGGATTCTATATAGTATTTTTTCTAACAACATTAGTTTTGTAAGTTTAAATATATTTTTTGATTTTTTCCAATTACTGCCCCATGAAGTGGGAACTGCTCTAGTACCTTACCGGAACCTTTATACTCTACTCTATACCCTAGGTTTTCTAATTGGGGAATAACATTTTGCCCCATCATTCCTACAAGGTTAGGCATGGTATGATTTTCTACTCTTACTTTTTTAGCTACCTTAATTAATTTATCAAGGTCTCGTTTATGCTCTATATGTTTATCTTTCTCTACGTTAAGTGGTGTTTTTAAGAAAATTTTTCCTGCAATTTCCTTAAAAGCAGGAGCGGCTACTCTTGCTCCATAGAATCCTTTTGAATTATCAGGCTGGTTAACATAAACTATACAAGTATATTTGGGGTTATCCGCTGGGAAGAAGCCCGCAAAAGAGGCGATATACTTCATTGGCCCTGGCTTCCAATACTCAAAACGAGCGGTTCCTGTTTTTCCTGCAATTTTAAGGTTAGGTGTGTAGATACTCTTTGCAGTTCCTTTTTCCACTGCTTTTGTTAGAGCATTGGTCATCATCTGGATCGCCTTATCCGATGCCATTTTTCTCACCATAACTTCTGGTTTTGCATCATAGATAATTTCCCCATCTTTCATGATTTTATCAATAAACTGAGGTTTCAGCATCTTACCCTTATTGGCAATCCCATTATAAAATGTAGTCATCTGCAATTGATTAATATTGGTCGCATACCCATAAGAAATCGATGCCAAAGTTGCTCTATTCCATTTTTTATTATCAGGAGTTACCATTCTCGGGGAAGTAATCCCAGGAAGTTCGATTTCCATTTTATCAAAGAGCTTCCATTTTTTCAGGTGGTCGAAAAATATTTTAGGATTATCAGCATAATGGGAAGTTACCACTTTTGCAGCGCCGATATTACTAGACTGCGCCATAATATCGCTAATATCATAAGTCCCTCCAGAATGGCTATCTGTAATCCTTTGTCCTGCATAATTCCATGCAATTCCCCCAATATCTACTTTGGTATTTTCATCCACAAAGCCATCATCCATAGCTGCTAATATCGAAACCGTCTTAAAAATAGATCCTGGTTCGGTAGCATCTTTTATTGCGTAATTATAAGCATCTACATAGACTCCTGGCTCAGTTCTTCTCAAATTTACCATAGCTCTTACTTTTCCTGTTTGGGTTTCCATGACAATTACACTACCATGATCGGCGTCGTAATTTACCAATTGTTTTTCCAAAGCGCTGTGGGCGATATCCTGAATCCTTAAATCTAAAGTAGTGTACACATCCATCCCATCAACAGGCTCTTTTACCTTCCAGTAATCGATCGGCTTCCATTGAGTAGGTGTGATTTTTTGCTCCAAGCGTGTTCCATCAACTCCAGTAAGGTATTTACTGAAGGCTGCCTCAAACCCAGATTTCAATCCATCTCTGTCTATCCCAATAGTTCCGGGTCCTATCTGGGCGGTTGATATCTCTCTTTTATATCTTCTTTCTACGATAAAGCCACCTTTATTTTTTCCTCTGTTAAAGATCGGAAACTTTCTAATCCTATCATACTCATCGAAGTCTAGACCTTTCACCAACATATAATATTGGTTGTTTTTTTTATTTTGGGTATCCAATCTTTGTCTAAAATAGCTTCTAGGCTTACCGAACATTGCGGAGAGAGAGTCTGTTAGATTTCCAATATTATTTTGATAGAGCGTATCTCGCATGGATTTGAAATCCAAATAAATATCATATCGCATTACCGTAGTTGCTAAGATTGTCCCATCGCTAGCAAAGAGGTTTCCTCTAGCAGCTTTTAAGGTTGCTTCACGGTAGTTTTTATCGATAATATTATTTTTGTATTCCTCAACATTAGTGTTTTGTAGAACGATAATTTTCAAGAAAAATGCAACAAAGGTAAGAAAGACTACCCCTACAAAGGCATAGCCCCAAAAAAGCATCTTACTTCTTTGTTCGTTAAATTCATTTCCCTTTTTCACCATTAATAGAGTCTAGTTTTATCAGTATTTTAGTCGGATGACTTTCCAAAGTCATCAATGAATCTTTTTCCATTTCTTTGCTCAGTTCTGATTCCATTTTGATATGAATCAGCCTGCTTTGTGCATAAGCATTTCTCGATTTGTATTCTTCACTTTTCTCCTTTAAATCGTTTACGATTTCTATTTTCTGATTCACCTTATGATTTGAGTAAATCATTAAAAACAGAAGAACGAAAATCAAAATAAAAAATCGATAATGTTCTGTAACCTCTTCCCTATTAAGAAAGTTACCCTTTACAATATCAATAAAGGATAGCTTCTTTTTATTTCTTGGGGTAGATGGTCTTGCCATTGACTTTCTAAATTTATTAAAGTTTGGTTCCTATTCTCAATTTAGCACTTCTCGCTCGCGAGTTTACTTGTATTTCCTCATCTGTAGGGACAATTGCTTTGGATTTCAGAAGTTCAAAATACTTTTGATAATTTCCGTAAATGTCTCTCTCTGGCTCCCCTTCAAACATTCCATTTTTCAAAAACCTCTTTACCAAACGATCTTCCAAGGAATGGTATGATATTACCGAAAGCCTTCCTCCTGGTTTCAACATTCTGTAAGATTGTTCTAGCATTTCCTTTAGCACTTCCAACTCTTGGTTTACTTCTATCCTAATGGCTTGAAAAATTTGAGCAAAAAACTTATTACTTTTATGCTGAGGAATGTATGAAAATACAGACTTAAGATCATCTGTAGTTATAATTTCCTTTTTCTCTCTCGCTGCCACTATTTCTCGAGCAAGCTTTCTGGCCTCTCTAAGTTCTCCGTACCAATATAAGACATCCGCCAATTGGCTTTCTTCATACTCGTTTACTACCCTCTTAGCATCCAGAGCTTGTAGGGTATTCATCCTCATATCCAAAGGGCCATTGGTGCGAATAGAAAAACCTCTATCAGCTTCATCAAACTGATGAGAAGAAACCCCTAAGTCTGCCAATATCCCATCTACTTGCGAAATCCCATACATCAGCAAACTATTTTCTAAAAATCTGAAATTTTGGTTTACCAATGTAAATCTAGGATCCTCTATCGCATTATTGAGAGCATCTAAATCCTGGTCAAAGGAAAACAGTCTTCCTTCCGCTGACAATCGAGACAAAATCTCTCGAGAATGCCCTCCTCCTCCAAAGGTACAATCTACATAAACCCCATCAGGATTTATGATTAAGCCATCTACGCTTTCTTTTAACAATACTGGATTATGATACATTTTCTGAATTTAAAGTTCCCATTACCTCTTCCGCTAATAGAGAAAAGTCTGCTTCATTGGTCTTAATCACTTCTTCATAAGCTTCTTTATCCCAAATCTCTAACAAATCTCCAGCGCTGGTAATTACAATTTCTCTTTTTAAATCGGCATATTGTACAAGGTCTTTAGAAATCTGAAGTCTATCCGATTTATCTACCTCAACAATCTTTACTCCTGCAGTAAACATTCTTATGAAATCTGCATTTTTTTTCACAAAACGATTGAGGCTATTGATCTTCATCATAATCTCATTCCAACTATCCATTGGATACACCTCCAAACAATGTTGAAACACAGATCTTTTAATCACAAAAGATTCGCTAGAAACCTCTTTCCACTGCTCTTTTAAAGAACTCGGAATTTTCAAGCGACCTTTGTCATCAATTTTGCACTCATATGTTCCAATAAAACCAATCATTTGGGACAAATTTATATAAATAATTCCACTTTTTACCACATTATCCCACTAATTTTCTTAATGTTAATAACTTTTTTCAGTTAAAATATTTCAAAACACCTTAATTAACTACACTGCTGATTAACAATATATTGCATAAATACTGGTTGAGAAAAAAATTCAAAATCTCTTTTTCAGAAAAAAAAAGTCTAATTTCTACCATATTAATAGAGATAACAAGCAAGTAAAAGTTCTATTTTTCGTATTTTTGCAATATATAGGTAACTATCACTATGATATTTAAAACAAAAAAAGAGAAAAAATTCGTGTATATAGAGGCCGGAGAGGGACACCCTATGGTTCTTTTACATGGTTTGATGGGAGGTTTAAGTAATTTTGATGCAATGCTCAATTACTTTTCAGATAAGGGATTTAAAGTATTTGTTCCTCAATTACCCATTTATGATTTACCGGTTTTAAATACAAACCTTACGAGTATTTCCAAATATGTCATCCGATTTATCGAAGAGCATATAGAAGGTCCTGTTACTTTAGTGGGAAATTCTATGGGAGGACACGTTGGACTTATTACAGCTTTGGCTCGCCCTGATCTTATTCAACATCTTGTACTTACAGGAAGTTCAGGTCTCTATGAACGAACTTTTGGAGACTCTTTTCCTAGGAAAGGCGACAAACAATATATCCGCAGAAAAACAGAAGAAGTATTCTACAATCCCGCTGTTGCAACCGATGAACTGGTAGATGAAGTTTTTGCTACTGTGAATGATAGAATGAAAGGAATAAAAACGGTAATCCTTGCCCGAAGTGCTATAAAACACAACATGCAAAAAGATTTGCCTAATATTTCTTGCCCTACTTGTATCATCTGGGGAAAACAAGATAATGTTACCCCTCCTGATGTTGCTGTGGAGATGCATAAAGATATCCCTAATTCGGATTTATTCTGGATTGATGAATGCGGGCATGCTGCCATGATGGAAAAACCCAACGAGTTTAACGAAATCCTATACAACTGGATAAAAGATAAGATATAATGCTGATAAAGAATGTAGAGTTTGTAAAAAGTAGTAGCAAATGGCAAGAATGTCCAGAAGCTAATCTTCCGGAATATGCTTTTATCGGGAGATCTAATGTGGGAAAATCTTCTCTCATCAATGCGATGATGAATAAAAAAG encodes:
- a CDS encoding UDP-N-acetylmuramoyl-L-alanyl-D-glutamate--2,6-diaminopimelate ligase translates to MLLEKILYRIPVLETLGNQNRDVSQIVFDSRKVSENSMYVAMRGVAVDGHQFIPAAIANGSIVIVCEEFPTEIQEDVTYIKVENTAVSLGTIASNFYGNPSEKLTLVGVTGTNGKTSVCTLLFDIFTNLGYKCALLSTVENRIGEKVILSTHTTPDVLTINKLLSEAVYEDCQYAFMEVSSHGIHQHRTQGLHFKIAGFTNITHDHLDYHKTFAEYLKVKKSFFDNLEQEAIAFTNIDDKNGNVMLQNTKATKKTYALKTLADYHAKVLESDFNGMLLNFNGTEFWTHLTGKFNVYNLLLVYAIASELGQEQNEILKAISLLKRVKGRFETIKSRTGIFFVVDYAHTPDALENVLDTINDIRTKNERLICVFGCGGDRDHSKRPEMGDIATQKSTLAIITSDNPRSEDPASIIKDIEAGVQAQNYSKHLSVTDRKEAIKMAIKFAEGGDIVLVAGKGHETYQEIKGVRSHFDDKEVISELLEIMGK
- a CDS encoding penicillin-binding transpeptidase domain-containing protein, producing the protein MVKKGNEFNEQRSKMLFWGYAFVGVVFLTFVAFFLKIIVLQNTNVEEYKNNIIDKNYREATLKAARGNLFASDGTILATTVMRYDIYLDFKSMRDTLYQNNIGNLTDSLSAMFGKPRSYFRQRLDTQNKKNNQYYMLVKGLDFDEYDRIRKFPIFNRGKNKGGFIVERRYKREISTAQIGPGTIGIDRDGLKSGFEAAFSKYLTGVDGTRLEQKITPTQWKPIDYWKVKEPVDGMDVYTTLDLRIQDIAHSALEKQLVNYDADHGSVIVMETQTGKVRAMVNLRRTEPGVYVDAYNYAIKDATEPGSIFKTVSILAAMDDGFVDENTKVDIGGIAWNYAGQRITDSHSGGTYDISDIMAQSSNIGAAKVVTSHYADNPKIFFDHLKKWKLFDKMEIELPGITSPRMVTPDNKKWNRATLASISYGYATNINQLQMTTFYNGIANKGKMLKPQFIDKIMKDGEIIYDAKPEVMVRKMASDKAIQMMTNALTKAVEKGTAKSIYTPNLKIAGKTGTARFEYWKPGPMKYIASFAGFFPADNPKYTCIVYVNQPDNSKGFYGARVAAPAFKEIAGKIFLKTPLNVEKDKHIEHKRDLDKLIKVAKKVRVENHTMPNLVGMMGQNVIPQLENLGYRVEYKGSGKVLEQFPLHGAVIGKNQKIYLNLQN
- a CDS encoding FtsL-like putative cell division protein; this translates as MARPSTPRNKKKLSFIDIVKGNFLNREEVTEHYRFFILIFVLLFLMIYSNHKVNQKIEIVNDLKEKSEEYKSRNAYAQSRLIHIKMESELSKEMEKDSLMTLESHPTKILIKLDSINGEKGK
- the rsmH gene encoding 16S rRNA (cytosine(1402)-N(4))-methyltransferase RsmH — encoded protein: MYHNPVLLKESVDGLIINPDGVYVDCTFGGGGHSREILSRLSAEGRLFSFDQDLDALNNAIEDPRFTLVNQNFRFLENSLLMYGISQVDGILADLGVSSHQFDEADRGFSIRTNGPLDMRMNTLQALDAKRVVNEYEESQLADVLYWYGELREARKLAREIVAAREKKEIITTDDLKSVFSYIPQHKSNKFFAQIFQAIRIEVNQELEVLKEMLEQSYRMLKPGGRLSVISYHSLEDRLVKRFLKNGMFEGEPERDIYGNYQKYFELLKSKAIVPTDEEIQVNSRARSAKLRIGTKL
- the mraZ gene encoding division/cell wall cluster transcriptional repressor MraZ, with the translated sequence MIGFIGTYECKIDDKGRLKIPSSLKEQWKEVSSESFVIKRSVFQHCLEVYPMDSWNEIMMKINSLNRFVKKNADFIRMFTAGVKIVEVDKSDRLQISKDLVQYADLKREIVITSAGDLLEIWDKEAYEEVIKTNEADFSLLAEEVMGTLNSENVS
- a CDS encoding alpha/beta fold hydrolase, yielding MIFKTKKEKKFVYIEAGEGHPMVLLHGLMGGLSNFDAMLNYFSDKGFKVFVPQLPIYDLPVLNTNLTSISKYVIRFIEEHIEGPVTLVGNSMGGHVGLITALARPDLIQHLVLTGSSGLYERTFGDSFPRKGDKQYIRRKTEEVFYNPAVATDELVDEVFATVNDRMKGIKTVILARSAIKHNMQKDLPNISCPTCIIWGKQDNVTPPDVAVEMHKDIPNSDLFWIDECGHAAMMEKPNEFNEILYNWIKDKI